The following are from one region of the Corylus avellana chromosome ca1, CavTom2PMs-1.0 genome:
- the LOC132179664 gene encoding sec-independent protein translocase protein TATC, chloroplastic, producing the protein MMGSTSTALVPHLHLHRCCYLNRVTSLRVDNSRRPRLGFSASQRLLRRRGLSGVVCFAVDDGVREKQPELVSTVGSVVEDRPDMEDGAREGSLVENLEEDNGRSPIYDFLYPSKELLPEDKEMSIFDHLEELRQRIFISVLAVGAAILGCFAFSKELILILEAPVKTQGVRFLQLAPGEFFFTTLKVSGYCGLLLGSPIILYEIIAFILPGLTREERRFLGPIVLGSSVLFYAGISFSYTVLTPAALNFFVSYAEGAVESLWSIDQYFEFVLVLMFSTGLSFQVPVIQILLGQVGLVSGDQMLSIWRYVVVGAVVAAAVLTPSTDPLTQMLLAAPLLGLYLGGAWAVKLIGR; encoded by the exons ATGATGGGGAGCACGAGTACGGCTCTGGTCCCTCACTTGCACCTCCACCGTTGTTGTTACTTGAACCGCGTAACTTCTCTACGGGTCGACAATTCCAGGAGACCGAGGTTGGGATTCAGTGCTTCGCAGAGACTACTTCGCCGTCGGGGTCTAAGCGGCGTCGTTTGCTTTGCTGTCGATGACGGCGTGAGAGAGAAGCAACCGGAGTTGGTGTCTACCGTTGGCTCCGTCGTCGAGGATAGGCCTG ATATGGAGGATGGCGCGAGAGAAGGGAGTTTAGTGGAGAATTTGGAGGAAGATAATGGGCGGAGTCCGATATATGATTTTCTTTATCCCAGCAAAGAGCTCCTCCCAGAGGATAAAGAAATGAGTATATTCGACCATCTGGAAGAGCTGCGCCAGAGGATCTTCATCTCGGTTTTGGCGGTTGGGGCCGCCATTTTGGGATGCTTTGCGTTCTCCAAGGAGCTGATATTGATTCTTGAAGCTCCCGTTAAAACACAGGGTGTGCGGTTCCTGCAGCTGGCTCCTGGTGAATTTTTCTTTACAACTTTAAAG GTATCAGGATACTGTGGCCTTCTGTTAGGAAGCCCTATCATTCTCTATGAGATTATAGCCTTCATTCTTCCGGGGTTGACGAGAGAAGAGAGGCGGTTTTTGGGGCCGATAGTGTTGGGCTCGTCGGTGCTTTTCTATGCCGGTATCAGCTTCTCGTACACAGTTCTGACTCCGGCAGCCCTAAATTTCTTTGTTAGTTATGCAGAAGGGGCTGTGGAATCATTGTGGTCCATTGATCAATACTTCGAGTTTGTACTTGTGCTGATGTTCAGCACCGGCTTGTCATTCCAG GTTCCGGTAATACAAATTCTACTGGGACAAGTGGGTCTAGTTTCCGGAGACCAAATGCTGTCAATTTGGAGATACGTAGTGGTTGGTGCAGTTGTAGCAGCTGCCGTACTTACACCATCAACTGATCCTCTTACCCAGATGCTTCTGGCTGCACCTTTGCTGGGTCTTTACTTGGGTGGTGCCTGGGCGGTTAAGCTTATAGGGCGATGA
- the LOC132179653 gene encoding uncharacterized protein LOC132179653 has product MGKAEKEQLKRTLNSHLNTIHETFQVLNQSPASSLDKVSWEEVIKVGEEVSKQATMAGMLWAGETPEVRALEENMAAYFNMLLGFLLLSHGSTVGAGHTLSSSIHASVKQVVDCSFKLFMESVSTYGSHNKDQKLSIPQLVGAVWEASSALKKTPSSNITAIGRCMTQVAFSMKDVLREMKELKPGSSEQTDETYNDASNKAESGPQDDDDSCDDDLGNDLTPEEMKIAKSATEVVSQMLLVTKELIRTITDLIKLENPNDCSDFVDSLEKVLKLCQEIGTQVDELGACLYPPQEVPAMKAASEKISSIIDDIQVELENIRGTSQAFLRACDGLRSSLRQFESDLDCPSTADLEAKMQDVTLSI; this is encoded by the exons ATGGGAAAAGCTGAGAAAGAGCAACTGAAGAGAACCCTGAATTCTCACCTCAACACCATCCATGAAACCTTCCAG GTGTTAAATCAAAGCCCAGCTTCTTCTCTTGACAAAGTGAGCTGGGAGGAGGTCATAAAGGTGGGCGAAGAAGTCTCGAAACAAGCTACCATGG CTGGAATGCTTTGGGCTGGAGAAACACCGGAAGTTAGAGCACTTGAGGAGAACATGGCAGCATACTTCAATATGTTACTGGGTTTCCTTTTGCTTTCCCATGGAAGTACAGTGGGTGCAGGGCATACTCTGTCTTCCAGCATACATGCATCCGTGAAGCAAGTTGTTGATTGCAGTTTTAAGTTGTTCATGGAATCTGTCTCTACTTATG GATCTCACAATAAAGACCAAAAACTCTCAATCCCACAGTTAGTCGGTGCAGTATGGGAAGCGTCTTCTGCTCTTAAAAAGACTCCTTCCTCAAATATCACAGCCATTGGGCGATGTATGACACAAGTTgcattttctatgaaggatgtTCTTCGTGAGATGAAGGAGCTCAAGCCAGGTTCCTCCGAACAAACGGATGAAACCTACAATGATGCTTCGAACAAAGCAGAAAGCGGGCCCCAAGATGATGATGATTCGTGTGATGATGATCTAGGCAATGACCTGACACCCGAAGAGATGAAAATTGCCAAATCGGCAACAGAAGTTGTGTCTCAGATGCTCCTAGTTACAAAGGAACTTATCCGCACCATCACAGATTTGATTAAACTGGAAAATCCAAACGACTGCAGTGACTTCGTGGATTCTTTGGAGAAAGTGTTGAAGCTCTGTCAAGAAATTGGGACACAGGTTGATGAGCTTGGAGCTTGTCTTTACCCCCCGCAAGAGGTTCCAGCTATGAAGGCTGCTTCTGAGAAAATCTCCAGCATCATTGATGACATCCAAGTAGAGTTGGAGAATATTAGAGGAACTTCACAAGCTTTTCTTCGGGCCTGCGATGGTTTGAGGAGTTCACTTAGACAGTTCGAATCTGACCTAGATTGTCCAAGTACTGCTGATCTGGAAGCCAAAATGCAAGACGTCACTTTGAGCATTTAG